A single window of Amyelois transitella isolate CPQ chromosome 17, ilAmyTran1.1, whole genome shotgun sequence DNA harbors:
- the LOC106134262 gene encoding zinc finger HIT domain-containing protein 1, with product MAARESGRVKEAEKRRVLDDAARKRRARKAVEALEQDNFHDDPHADLVMSKKVPKFADSNEKPTRKKKAKGAEYYKMRFRKTFVQLVEEDASFRPDPPNYLSAQAPPSKFPDRHFCAVCGFPSCYTCIPCGARYCSVRCLGTHLDTRCLKWTA from the exons ATGGCCGCCAGGGAGTCCGGTAGAGTTAAAGAAGCAGAGAAAAGACGGGTTTTAGATGATGCAGCGAGGAAACGAAGAGCTAGGAAGGCCGTTGAAGCCTTGGAACAAGACAACTTCCACGATGACCCACATGCTGATCTGGTTATGTCGAAGAAGGTCCCAAAATTTGCAGATTCAAATGAAAAGCCGACGAGGAAGAAGAAAGCGAAAGGTGCAGAGTATTATAAGATGAGGTTCAGGAAAACATTTGTGCAACTTGTAGAAGAAGATGCTAGTTTTAGACCGGACCCTCCTAATTATTTGTCAGCGCAGGCACCACCATCAAA aTTTCCTGATCGACATTTCTGCGCCGTGTGTGGATTCCCTTCCTGTTACACTTGCATACCTTGTGGAGCGAGATATTGCAGCGTTAGATGTCTCGGTACGCATTTAGATACGAGGTGTCTCAAATGGACCGCATAA